The window AGAATCTAAATATGGAAAAGGAACTAATCATAAATGTTGGTCGCCAAATAGGTAGTGGTGGTCGTATCATAGCAAAAATGCTTGCTGATGAGTTTGACTGCCAGTTCTTTGACCGTGAGATACTCAACCTTGCTGCCAAAGAAAGTGGTTTCTCGGAGAAGTTCTTTGAGCAGAACGATGAGCAAAAAGGGTTTATGAAAGGACATTTCCACATACACCTTCCTCTCTTGGGTGATAACAACTTCTATAAGAGTAATTTCTCACAAGAAAGTCTTTATCAGTTCCAAAGCGACGCTATTCGTGAAGTGGCAAAGCAAAATCCACGCTGTGTGTTTGTTGGTAGAACTGCTGATTACGTTTTACGTGATAATCCAAACACCATCAATATCTTTATAACAGCTTCCATGGATACCCGTATTGCAAACGTTTCTGAACGCCGTGGATGTTCAAAAGAGGAAGCTCGAAAGTTTATAGAAAATGGTGAGAGTGAGCGTGCTAAATATTATAACTATTACACAACAAAGGTGTGGGGGCATGCAGAAAGCTATGACCTTTGCATTGATGCCAGTATACTTGGATTAGAAAAGACAAAGGATTTAATTGCAGAGTTTATCAGAAGAAAAAGTATTTAATGAAACGAATAGGTATAATCTCTGACACCCACGGACACTGGGATGATAAATATGAACACTATCTTGGCGAATGTGATGAGATTTGGCATGCTGGCGATATTGGATCATTAGAAGTTGCAGATAAGTTTGAGGCAATGAAACCCATCTTCCGTGCTGTATGTGGGAATATAGATGATTACACTATGCGCAACCGCTATCGGGAAATTTTACGCTTTAAATGTGAGGATGTTGATGTGCTACTAAAACATATTGGAGGTTATCCTGGACGATATGATCGTTCGGTACAAAGTATGCTCTATGCTTCTCCACCCAACCTCTTTGTTGATGGACACTCGCATATCCTCAAAATACAATTCGATAAGACACTAAACCTACTTCATATAAATCCTGGTGCAGCTGGTCTTCGTGGATGGCATAAAGATAGAACTTTAGTGAGATTAACTATCGAAGGTAATAAATTTACTGATTGTGAAGTTATAACATTGGGAAATAAACAAACTAAACCTATCTGATTTGTAATGCACAACATTCAGAGTCGCTAACAATAAAACTGTTAAAACTAACAATAAGAAAACAAACAAAATAATAAAGATATGAAAACGTATTTAGTAACTGGTGCTGCTGGATTTATCGGAGCAAACTACATTAAGTATCTACTTCACAAGAAGTATGTGAACGAAGAAATTAAGGTTATTATCCTCGATGCACTTACCTATGCTGGTAACCTTGGTACTATCAAGGATGATATTGATAACGAGCGTTGCATCTTTGTAAAGGGTGACATCCGTGACCGTGAGCTTGTTGACCAACTCTTTGCTGAATATGACATTGACTATCTCGTAAACTTTGCTGCAGAAAGTCATGTTGACCGTTCTATTGAAGATCCACAGTTGTTCCTTTCTGTAAACATTCTTGGTACACAGAACCTCATGGATGCTGCACGTCGTGCATGGGTGACAGGTAAAGACGAGCAGGGTTATCCAACATGGAAGGTTGGCAAGCGTTACCATCAGGTATCTACTGATGAAGTATATGGTTCATTAGGAGCAGAAGGCTACTTTACCGAGGAGACTCCACTCTGTCCACATAGTCCATACTCAGCAAGTAAAACAAGTGCAGATCATTTTGTGATGGCATATCATGATACATATCACATGCCTATCAGTATCACACGTTGTTCTAACAACTATGGCCCTTATCACTTTCCAGAGAAGTTAATTCCATTAATTATCAATAATATTCTTGAAGGTAAGAAACTTCCTGTATATGGCGAGGGGTTAAATGTACGTGACTGGCTTTATGTAGAGGATCACTGTAAGGCTATTGACATGGTTGTGCGTGAAGGACGTGTAGGTGAAGTTTACAACGTTGGTGGTCATAACGAAATGAAGAATATCGACATTGTTAAACTCACTATTAAGACTATCTACGACATGATGGCAGAGGACAAGAATCTCCGCACTATCCTCAAGAAGCAGGTGAAAGATGCTAATGGTGATATTGATATTAGCTGGATTAATGAAGAATTAATCACACATGTTCCAGACCGTCTTGGTCATGATGCGCGCTATGCCATTGATCCAACAAAGATTAAGAATGAGTTAGATTGGTATCCAGAAACAATGTTTGCCGAGGGTATCGTGAAGACAATTCGTTGGAATTTGGAGCATCAGGACTGGATTCAAGAGGTTACTTCTGGTGATTACCAAAAGTACTATGACATGATGTACACCAAAAAAGGAAGATAAAAAATCAACTAAAATATAATCCTACACCCTTGTCTACCCAAACAAAATAAATAGCGAGGGTGTAAATCCTTCTCACAATCAAAACATAGACAACACATCTTTAAATGAAAAAAATCTTATTATTAGGCTCAGGCGAACTGGGCAAAGAGTTCGTTATTGCAGCTAAACGCGCTGGACAGTATGTCATTGCTTGTGATAGTTATGAAAATGCACCAGCCATGCAGGTTGCTGATGAGTCTGAAGTAATAGATATGCTTGATGGTGATGCACTTGATGCTGTTGTAGCAACTCACAGACCTGACCTTATTATTCCAGAAATTGAAGCCATAAGAACAGAACGATTGTTCGATTATGAAGAGCGAGGAATACAAGTTGCTCCATCTGCACGTGCTGTAAACTTCACCATGAATCGTCGTGCAATTCGAGACCTTGCAGCACGCGACTTAGGATTAAGAACAGCCAAATATTTCTATGCTAAAACATACGAAGAATTCAAGGCTGCAGCTGACGAGATTGGTTTCCCATGTGTTGTAAAGCCTTTGATGAGTTCAAGTGGACACGGTCAGAGTTATGTTCATAATGACAAAGAACTTAAAGAAGCATTTAAGAATGCTATTGAAGGTGCACGTGGCGATGTGAAGGAGGTTAT of the Prevotella melaninogenica genome contains:
- a CDS encoding metallophosphoesterase family protein; this encodes MKRIGIISDTHGHWDDKYEHYLGECDEIWHAGDIGSLEVADKFEAMKPIFRAVCGNIDDYTMRNRYREILRFKCEDVDVLLKHIGGYPGRYDRSVQSMLYASPPNLFVDGHSHILKIQFDKTLNLLHINPGAAGLRGWHKDRTLVRLTIEGNKFTDCEVITLGNKQTKPI
- the rfbB gene encoding dTDP-glucose 4,6-dehydratase codes for the protein MKTYLVTGAAGFIGANYIKYLLHKKYVNEEIKVIILDALTYAGNLGTIKDDIDNERCIFVKGDIRDRELVDQLFAEYDIDYLVNFAAESHVDRSIEDPQLFLSVNILGTQNLMDAARRAWVTGKDEQGYPTWKVGKRYHQVSTDEVYGSLGAEGYFTEETPLCPHSPYSASKTSADHFVMAYHDTYHMPISITRCSNNYGPYHFPEKLIPLIINNILEGKKLPVYGEGLNVRDWLYVEDHCKAIDMVVREGRVGEVYNVGGHNEMKNIDIVKLTIKTIYDMMAEDKNLRTILKKQVKDANGDIDISWINEELITHVPDRLGHDARYAIDPTKIKNELDWYPETMFAEGIVKTIRWNLEHQDWIQEVTSGDYQKYYDMMYTKKGR
- a CDS encoding AAA family ATPase, which produces MEKELIINVGRQIGSGGRIIAKMLADEFDCQFFDREILNLAAKESGFSEKFFEQNDEQKGFMKGHFHIHLPLLGDNNFYKSNFSQESLYQFQSDAIREVAKQNPRCVFVGRTADYVLRDNPNTINIFITASMDTRIANVSERRGCSKEEARKFIENGESERAKYYNYYTTKVWGHAESYDLCIDASILGLEKTKDLIAEFIRRKSI